From a region of the Mycobacterium sp. SMC-8 genome:
- a CDS encoding DUF6350 family protein, with protein MSTRPVGTRQARDLLRVAFGPSLVALLVIAAVVLLQLVIANSDMTGTLGAIASMWLGVHQVPVSIGGSALGVMPLLPVLVMIYGTARTTAAAAGTSWFVTRWVVASALGGPVLIAAICLAVIHDAASVLTELQTPDALHAFGSVFAVHAIGAVLGVGSRVGGPLLASTPLPKWLPESLRAAAAGVLTLMGLSGAIVAGSLIVHWSTMHDLFSITDSMFGQLSLMVLSVLYLPNVMVGASAVAVGSSAHVGLATFSSFTVFGGDIPALPVLAAVPTPPLGPVWVALMITAAVSGVALGQQCARRPLPLGPALLKVVVAAAAAAAVMALLAEAGGGPLGNFGDIGVDQTTFGPAVFLWMLGIGALTVVMSGGVTPRVRTPKPVDVSTVDEPDDVDDGAQTTSGLEEDAQPQTDEIVVDAGPADAAAEPAGPVGGLPLEEFDPEEHFVVDERDGRGVVDERDGRGVVDRDGHDTDSGGERERRDH; from the coding sequence GTGAGCACCCGGCCAGTCGGCACACGCCAGGCGCGTGACCTGCTGCGGGTCGCGTTCGGACCCTCTCTCGTCGCGTTGCTGGTGATCGCTGCGGTGGTGCTGCTGCAGCTGGTGATCGCCAACAGCGACATGACAGGCACTCTCGGCGCCATCGCCAGCATGTGGCTGGGTGTGCACCAGGTCCCGGTGTCGATCGGCGGCAGCGCCCTTGGGGTGATGCCGCTGCTGCCGGTCCTGGTGATGATCTACGGCACCGCGCGCACCACCGCTGCGGCGGCGGGCACATCGTGGTTCGTCACCCGCTGGGTGGTGGCGTCGGCGCTGGGCGGTCCCGTGCTGATCGCCGCGATCTGCCTGGCGGTGATCCATGACGCCGCCTCGGTGCTCACCGAACTGCAGACCCCGGACGCGCTGCACGCGTTCGGGTCGGTGTTCGCGGTGCACGCGATCGGTGCGGTGCTCGGCGTCGGCTCGCGGGTCGGCGGCCCGTTGCTGGCCTCGACTCCGCTGCCGAAGTGGCTTCCGGAATCCCTGCGGGCGGCTGCGGCCGGTGTGCTCACCTTGATGGGGTTGTCCGGTGCGATCGTCGCCGGATCGCTGATCGTGCACTGGTCGACCATGCACGACCTGTTCTCCATCACGGACTCGATGTTCGGGCAGCTCAGCCTGATGGTGCTGTCGGTGCTGTACCTGCCCAATGTGATGGTCGGCGCCTCCGCGGTGGCGGTGGGGTCCAGTGCCCACGTCGGATTGGCGACGTTCAGTTCATTCACCGTGTTCGGCGGGGATATCCCGGCGCTACCGGTGCTGGCGGCGGTGCCGACGCCGCCGCTCGGTCCGGTGTGGGTGGCGCTGATGATCACTGCGGCCGTCTCCGGGGTGGCGCTCGGCCAGCAGTGCGCGCGCCGCCCGCTGCCGCTGGGGCCGGCGCTCCTGAAGGTCGTCGTCGCCGCCGCAGCCGCGGCCGCGGTGATGGCGCTGCTCGCCGAGGCCGGCGGGGGCCCTCTGGGCAACTTCGGCGACATCGGGGTCGACCAGACCACGTTCGGCCCCGCGGTGTTCCTGTGGATGCTCGGGATCGGTGCGCTGACCGTCGTGATGTCGGGCGGGGTCACTCCGCGGGTCCGCACTCCGAAGCCGGTCGACGTATCCACCGTCGATGAGCCCGACGACGTGGACGACGGGGCGCAAACGACTTCTGGCCTGGAAGAGGACGCGCAACCGCAGACCGACGAGATCGTCGTCGACGCCGGGCCCGCCGATGCCGCGGCCGAGCCGGCCGGACCGGTCGGGGGTCTGCCGCTTGAAGAGTTCGACCCGGAGGAGCACTTCGTCGTAGACGAAAGAGATGGCCGGGGCGTCGTAGACGAAAGAGATGGCCGGGGCGTCGTAGACCGCGACGGTCACGACACCGACAGCGGCGGCGAACGCGAACGCCGCGACCACTAG
- a CDS encoding DUF5336 domain-containing protein, whose amino-acid sequence MSYPQGAPGGPGFPGQQPTTQFTAPTQQFGRVPDAEPAADGPSRLPFSLSAAVAVLGLLVYLSSFGPQFTVASSDFPDFRPLTASSFGVFFAVIAAVVAGLLAGVGLLPRQRNFVAVAAVAAVLGFLLVLAEVINKPSEASIGWGLYLAVAFTLLQAATAVVVLLFDSGIITPPAPRPKYEQPQSYGQYGYYGQQGPHTGQGQHQQLPQHQRPGYPSQYGGSGYPGTGGFPAASPSGQSAPSGPPTPPTGFPTYGQPPASDTPTTHVPTQHQPPSSSQSGQSSS is encoded by the coding sequence CCACAAGGCGCGCCCGGAGGTCCTGGATTTCCCGGTCAGCAGCCCACCACGCAGTTCACGGCGCCGACTCAGCAGTTCGGTCGGGTTCCTGACGCCGAACCGGCCGCAGACGGTCCGAGCCGGCTGCCCTTCTCTCTCAGCGCCGCCGTCGCGGTCCTCGGCCTGCTGGTGTACCTGTCCAGCTTCGGCCCCCAATTCACTGTCGCGTCGTCGGACTTCCCCGATTTCCGTCCGCTGACCGCCAGCTCCTTCGGCGTGTTCTTCGCAGTCATCGCCGCGGTGGTGGCGGGCCTGCTCGCCGGGGTCGGTCTGCTGCCCCGGCAGCGCAACTTCGTCGCCGTCGCCGCGGTAGCCGCCGTGCTGGGCTTCCTGCTCGTGCTGGCAGAGGTCATCAACAAGCCCTCCGAGGCCTCGATCGGCTGGGGCCTGTACCTGGCCGTTGCGTTCACCCTGCTGCAGGCGGCCACCGCGGTCGTCGTGCTGCTGTTCGATTCCGGCATCATCACTCCGCCGGCGCCGCGGCCGAAGTATGAGCAGCCGCAGTCCTACGGGCAGTACGGCTACTACGGCCAGCAGGGGCCGCACACCGGCCAGGGGCAGCACCAGCAGCTCCCGCAGCACCAGCGTCCCGGCTACCCGTCGCAGTACGGCGGCAGCGGCTACCCGGGCACCGGTGGCTTCCCGGCCGCATCCCCGTCCGGGCAGTCCGCCCCGTCGGGACCGCCGACCCCGCCCACGGGTTTCCCCACCTACGGTCAGCCGCCGGCAAGCGACACGCCGACCACCCATGTGCCCACGCAACACCAGCCGCCGTCATCCTCGCAGTCGGGTCAGTCGTCGTCGTAG
- the purN gene encoding phosphoribosylglycinamide formyltransferase: MEAGRREEQSCLRVPPSAPDARLVVLASGTGSLLASLLNSAVGDYPARVVAVGTDRACAALDIAAGAAVPTFTVPLSEYADRAAWDAALTAATAAHRPDVVVSAGFMKILGPRFLSSFPGRVLNTHPALLPAFPGAHAVRDALAYGVRVTGCTVHLVDEGTDTGPIVAQRAVQVLDGDDESTLHERIKVIERQLLVDVVAAVATRGVTRTGRKATLG; the protein is encoded by the coding sequence CTGGAGGCCGGCCGACGCGAAGAGCAGTCGTGCCTGCGCGTACCCCCGAGCGCGCCGGACGCGCGGCTTGTCGTGCTGGCTTCGGGCACCGGTTCGCTGCTGGCATCTCTGCTGAACTCGGCTGTCGGTGACTACCCGGCCCGGGTGGTGGCGGTCGGCACCGATCGGGCGTGTGCCGCGCTGGACATCGCGGCCGGAGCGGCGGTACCGACGTTCACCGTGCCGCTGAGCGAGTACGCCGACCGTGCCGCGTGGGACGCCGCGCTGACCGCCGCAACCGCCGCCCACCGGCCCGACGTGGTGGTGTCGGCCGGGTTCATGAAAATCCTTGGCCCGAGGTTTCTTTCATCATTTCCGGGGCGGGTGCTCAACACCCACCCGGCGCTGCTTCCGGCGTTTCCCGGCGCCCACGCAGTGCGCGATGCGCTGGCCTACGGGGTGCGGGTCACCGGGTGCACGGTTCATCTCGTGGATGAGGGCACCGACACCGGACCGATCGTCGCTCAGCGGGCGGTGCAGGTCCTCGACGGCGACGACGAGTCGACCCTGCACGAGCGGATCAAGGTGATCGAACGACAACTTCTGGTGGATGTGGTGGCGGCGGTGGCAACCCGCGGCGTGACCCGGACAGGACGAAAGGCGACCCTAGGATGA
- the purH gene encoding bifunctional phosphoribosylaminoimidazolecarboxamide formyltransferase/IMP cyclohydrolase, giving the protein MSDNDDEVFRRPIRRALISVYDKTGLVPLAQGLHAAGVEIVSTGSTAKTIAGAGVPVTPVEDVTGFPEVLDGRVKTLHPHVHAGLLADQRKPEHVSALEALGVAAFELVVVNLYPFTQTVASGAGVDECVEQIDIGGPSMVRAAAKNHPSVAVVVEPLGYDGVLAAVRAGGFTYAERKKLAALAFRHTAEYDVAVASWMESVLAPEHDAASTELPPWVGLTFHRSAVLRYGENPHQQAALYRDDSGWPGLAQAEQLHGKEMSYNNYTDADAAWRAAFDHEDICVAIIKHANPCGIAVSSVSVADAHRKAHDCDPLSAFGGVIAANTEVTVEMAETVAGIFTEVIIAPAYEPGAVEVLSGKKNIRVLLASEPQPGGTEFRQVSGGLLVQQRDALDASGDDPNNWTLATGSPADPATLADLVFAWRACRAVKSNAIVLAKDGATVGVGMGQVNRVDAARLAVERAGDRTRGAVGASDAFFPFPDGLETLIKAGVKAVVHPGGSVRDDEVTAAAEAAGITLYLTGARHFAH; this is encoded by the coding sequence ATGAGCGACAACGACGACGAGGTGTTCCGGCGGCCGATCCGCCGCGCGCTGATCAGCGTCTACGACAAGACCGGCCTCGTTCCGCTCGCCCAGGGACTGCATGCGGCGGGTGTCGAGATCGTGTCGACCGGGTCGACCGCGAAAACCATTGCCGGCGCCGGTGTTCCGGTGACCCCGGTCGAGGACGTCACCGGCTTCCCCGAGGTGCTGGACGGGCGCGTGAAGACTCTGCACCCACACGTGCACGCCGGGCTGCTTGCCGATCAGCGCAAACCCGAACATGTTTCGGCGCTCGAAGCGCTCGGTGTGGCGGCCTTCGAACTCGTGGTGGTGAACCTTTACCCGTTCACCCAGACCGTCGCCTCCGGGGCCGGTGTCGACGAGTGCGTGGAACAGATCGACATCGGTGGTCCGTCGATGGTGCGGGCGGCGGCCAAGAACCATCCGAGTGTCGCCGTGGTGGTCGAGCCGCTCGGGTACGACGGTGTGCTGGCCGCGGTGCGGGCCGGCGGATTCACCTATGCGGAGCGGAAGAAGCTGGCGGCGTTGGCGTTCCGGCACACCGCGGAGTACGACGTCGCGGTCGCGTCCTGGATGGAGTCGGTGCTGGCTCCTGAGCACGACGCTGCGTCGACCGAGCTGCCGCCCTGGGTCGGTTTGACGTTCCACCGGTCTGCGGTGCTGCGGTACGGCGAGAATCCGCATCAGCAGGCGGCGCTGTATCGCGACGACAGCGGCTGGCCGGGCCTGGCCCAGGCCGAGCAGCTGCACGGCAAGGAGATGTCCTACAACAACTACACCGACGCCGATGCCGCGTGGCGCGCCGCATTCGACCACGAGGACATCTGCGTGGCGATCATCAAGCACGCCAACCCCTGTGGCATCGCGGTCTCGTCGGTGTCGGTGGCCGATGCGCACCGCAAGGCCCATGACTGTGACCCGCTGTCAGCCTTCGGTGGGGTCATCGCGGCCAACACCGAGGTCACCGTCGAGATGGCCGAGACGGTCGCCGGGATCTTCACCGAGGTGATCATCGCTCCGGCCTACGAGCCGGGCGCCGTCGAGGTGCTGTCGGGCAAGAAGAACATCCGGGTGCTGCTCGCCTCCGAACCGCAGCCGGGCGGCACCGAGTTTCGCCAGGTCAGCGGCGGGCTGCTGGTGCAGCAGCGCGACGCTCTGGATGCCAGCGGTGACGACCCGAACAACTGGACGCTGGCCACCGGATCGCCGGCCGATCCCGCCACACTGGCTGATCTTGTGTTCGCCTGGCGCGCCTGCCGCGCGGTCAAGTCGAACGCGATCGTGCTGGCCAAGGACGGCGCGACGGTCGGTGTGGGGATGGGGCAGGTCAACCGGGTGGACGCGGCCAGGCTCGCGGTCGAGCGCGCCGGCGACCGCACCCGCGGCGCGGTCGGTGCCTCCGACGCCTTCTTCCCATTCCCTGATGGGCTCGAGACGCTGATCAAGGCGGGGGTGAAGGCCGTGGTGCATCCCGGCGGGTCGGTGCGTGACGATGAGGTGACCGCAGCTGCCGAGGCGGCCGGCATCACGCTCTATCTCACCGGGGCAAGGCATTTCGCGCACTAG
- a CDS encoding FadR/GntR family transcriptional regulator, with product MTAPGPEATSVAQYLDGQILAGALKPGGRVPTERALAGLLGCSRHDVRRQLDVLETRGRVTREVGRGTFLTRDGAGSPAAVATPVRISPLDLIDARAAWEPNLMTLVAVAATAEDFAEIRRCLEQGEAARTPDEFAEWDIAFHRALALATHNSVVAALNDMVESGRRRLAGSALDTRPYTPQNYAVCQREHREIAEAIFDRDATRSREAMRHHLQTVRGQLLAGLP from the coding sequence ATGACCGCCCCCGGACCGGAAGCCACCTCGGTCGCGCAATACCTGGACGGTCAGATCCTGGCCGGTGCGCTCAAGCCCGGCGGCCGCGTGCCGACCGAGCGTGCGCTGGCGGGCCTGCTCGGGTGCAGTCGCCACGACGTGCGCCGGCAACTCGACGTGCTGGAGACCCGAGGGCGGGTCACCCGCGAAGTCGGACGCGGCACCTTCCTGACCCGCGACGGCGCCGGCTCCCCCGCAGCTGTGGCGACGCCGGTGAGGATCAGCCCACTGGATTTGATCGACGCCCGCGCCGCGTGGGAACCCAACCTGATGACGCTGGTGGCGGTGGCCGCCACCGCCGAGGACTTCGCCGAGATCCGAAGGTGCCTGGAACAAGGCGAGGCCGCACGCACACCCGATGAATTCGCGGAGTGGGACATCGCTTTTCACCGCGCGCTGGCCTTGGCCACGCACAACTCCGTGGTGGCCGCACTCAACGACATGGTCGAGTCCGGCAGGCGACGATTGGCCGGCAGCGCGCTGGACACCCGCCCGTACACCCCGCAGAACTACGCCGTGTGCCAGCGTGAGCACCGCGAGATCGCCGAGGCGATCTTCGACCGTGACGCCACCAGAAGCCGCGAGGCGATGCGTCATCACCTGCAGACCGTCCGCGGGCAACTGCTCGCAGGACTGCCCTGA
- a CDS encoding FadR/GntR family transcriptional regulator has translation MSGGAMPVVDRDIRRLIDEWVAAAHLPRNGRLPAERHLADQLGCTRAQVRRVMAQLEREGRVVREVGRGTFLVADGDEAAPSGTSGAGGSFAPAAIMTASLLFEPEVVSVAALAATEEDFAELRRCLARGEAATDYESFEQWDITLHHAFAVATHNPQIVAMVDVLNSTRNNPVWGRLKRDGYTPENRATIEREHQEIVEALIQRDRRRAATAMTDHLRFVRSVVTGQ, from the coding sequence GTGACATCCGACGGCTCATCGACGAGTGGGTCGCTGCCGCACATCTCCCCCGCAACGGCCGGTTGCCGGCCGAGCGCCACCTCGCGGACCAACTCGGTTGCACCCGAGCTCAGGTGCGCCGCGTGATGGCCCAGCTCGAACGGGAGGGCCGGGTGGTACGCGAGGTCGGCCGCGGAACGTTCCTCGTCGCCGACGGCGACGAGGCTGCGCCGTCCGGCACTTCGGGTGCCGGCGGGTCGTTTGCGCCGGCGGCGATCATGACTGCGTCATTGCTGTTCGAGCCCGAGGTGGTGTCGGTGGCGGCGTTGGCCGCCACCGAGGAAGATTTCGCCGAACTGCGTCGCTGCCTTGCCCGGGGAGAAGCGGCCACCGACTACGAATCCTTCGAACAGTGGGACATCACCCTGCACCACGCGTTCGCGGTGGCCACTCATAATCCGCAGATCGTGGCGATGGTCGACGTGCTGAACTCGACACGCAACAACCCGGTATGGGGCCGGCTCAAGCGTGACGGCTACACCCCCGAGAACCGAGCCACCATCGAACGCGAACATCAGGAGATCGTCGAGGCGCTGATACAGCGGGACCGGCGCCGGGCGGCCACCGCGATGACCGATCACCTTCGCTTCGTGCGGTCGGTGGTGACCGGGCAATGA